A single genomic interval of Streptomyces graminofaciens harbors:
- a CDS encoding LysR substrate-binding domain-containing protein, protein MELRWLESFVTVAEELHFARASDRLHLAPSALSAQIRALESHLGVRLIDRGRRSRPALTSAGRLFLEEARLTLAQAARAEAVGRRAGRGELGHAQIAYVASAAFSGVLTDVLTRCAAPGTQLTLQVRELETPAQLEALACGDIDVGFLRWRPEYPTEVTATCLLTEEVVIALPADAPLAAYEAVPAAELCDEQFVAPHFDEEYGCRDQILEVAERGGFSPRCAPPVRDFIAALTLVGGGLAVALVPASLRRVQIPGVAYRPLADVPLTTRLVGAYRRGETSPAVRGVIRRLREAAAATAAAD, encoded by the coding sequence GTGGAACTGCGCTGGCTGGAGTCGTTCGTCACCGTCGCGGAGGAACTGCACTTCGCGCGGGCGTCGGACCGTCTGCATCTCGCTCCGTCGGCACTCAGCGCCCAGATCAGGGCGCTGGAGTCGCACCTGGGCGTCCGCCTGATCGACCGCGGACGACGCTCCCGGCCGGCACTCACCAGCGCCGGGCGGCTGTTCCTCGAAGAGGCGCGGTTGACCCTCGCCCAGGCCGCGCGGGCCGAGGCCGTGGGCCGACGTGCGGGCCGCGGGGAGCTGGGGCACGCCCAGATCGCGTACGTCGCCTCGGCCGCGTTCTCCGGAGTACTGACCGACGTCCTCACCCGCTGCGCGGCCCCCGGCACGCAGCTCACCCTGCAGGTACGCGAGTTGGAGACACCGGCACAGCTGGAAGCACTGGCCTGCGGGGACATCGACGTCGGGTTCCTGCGCTGGCGGCCGGAGTACCCGACCGAAGTCACCGCCACGTGTCTCCTCACGGAGGAGGTCGTCATTGCGCTGCCGGCCGACGCGCCGCTGGCGGCGTACGAGGCGGTACCGGCGGCGGAGCTGTGCGACGAGCAGTTCGTCGCCCCGCACTTCGACGAGGAGTACGGCTGCCGCGACCAGATCCTTGAGGTGGCGGAGCGGGGCGGTTTCAGCCCGCGGTGTGCTCCCCCGGTGCGGGACTTCATCGCGGCTCTGACACTGGTGGGCGGTGGTCTCGCGGTTGCCCTGGTCCCCGCTTCGCTGCGCCGCGTACAGATCCCCGGGGTGGCCTATCGCCCGCTGGCGGACGTACCGCTGACCACGCGACTGGTGGGCGCCTACCGCAGAGGCGAGACCTCGCCCGCCGTGCGCGGCGTGATCCGCCGTCTGCGGGAGGCGGCTGCCGCCACGGCCGCCGCCGACTGA
- a CDS encoding alcohol dehydrogenase catalytic domain-containing protein, whose translation MAKMLAARLHALGEPMSVDTIDVPTPRPTDVLVRVKACGIVPNMANVINNWPTWFPHQPLPKFPAIFGLDAAGVVEAVGEAVLHTKPGDRVYVNPLRSCGSCQVCRGGELSRCRYFTLNGYFSTSRDGQRIFDLYPYGGFAEYMTAPQYSIVNLPDNMTFEQAGKLGYIGTSYGALKNAAAGPGQVALIDGVTGTLGVASTMLALASGASRVLGTGRNEELLKRVKELDPERVEVFRLGDGSTGEWAKSRTGGEGADYVISALGAKAPVETMLDSMQGVRRGGKVVNVGGVADRLPVDVKWLMDEQVQLIGSNWFSTAQGQELADMVATGALDLSYLQVKPFPLSRVNEAISGLEDRDGGFSNYVVIP comes from the coding sequence ATGGCGAAAATGCTCGCTGCACGACTGCACGCGCTCGGTGAGCCGATGTCGGTGGACACGATCGACGTGCCGACGCCGCGCCCGACCGACGTACTGGTGCGGGTGAAGGCGTGCGGGATCGTGCCGAACATGGCCAACGTGATCAACAACTGGCCCACGTGGTTCCCGCACCAGCCGTTGCCGAAGTTCCCCGCTATCTTCGGCCTGGACGCCGCCGGCGTGGTCGAAGCGGTCGGCGAAGCGGTGCTGCACACCAAGCCGGGCGACCGTGTCTACGTCAACCCCCTGCGTTCCTGCGGCAGTTGCCAGGTCTGCCGGGGCGGCGAACTGAGCCGGTGCCGCTACTTCACGTTGAACGGCTACTTCAGCACCTCACGTGACGGCCAGCGGATCTTCGACCTCTACCCGTACGGGGGTTTCGCGGAGTACATGACCGCCCCGCAGTACTCGATCGTCAACCTCCCGGACAACATGACGTTCGAGCAGGCCGGCAAGCTGGGCTACATCGGCACCTCCTACGGCGCCCTCAAGAACGCCGCCGCCGGCCCCGGCCAGGTCGCGCTGATCGACGGGGTCACGGGAACCCTCGGGGTCGCGTCCACCATGCTCGCGCTGGCCTCCGGTGCCTCGCGGGTCCTCGGGACCGGCCGTAACGAGGAACTCCTCAAGCGCGTCAAGGAACTGGACCCGGAGCGGGTCGAGGTCTTCCGGCTGGGTGACGGCTCCACCGGTGAGTGGGCGAAGTCCCGCACCGGCGGCGAGGGCGCGGACTATGTCATCAGCGCGCTGGGTGCCAAGGCCCCGGTGGAGACGATGCTCGACTCCATGCAGGGCGTCCGGCGGGGCGGCAAGGTGGTCAACGTCGGCGGCGTGGCCGACCGGTTGCCCGTGGACGTGAAGTGGCTCATGGACGAGCAGGTCCAGCTGATCGGCTCCAACTGGTTCAGCACCGCTCAGGGGCAGGAGCTCGCCGACATGGTGGCCACGGGCGCTCTGGACCTGTCCTACCTACAGGTCAAGCCCTTCCCGCTGTCCAGGGTCAACGAGGCGATCTCGGGCCTGGAGGATCGCGACGGCGGATTCAGCAACTACGTCGTCATCCCCTGA
- a CDS encoding carboxymuconolactone decarboxylase family protein, whose amino-acid sequence MARVPYLRREDADESQKPLYDRLEAERKVPTANIFLALTNAPTQLDAFLTYANSLRAADLNPRLRELAILTVGYATRSAYEVAHHQSHGLKAGLTEEQLAAVADFESSGLFDDAEKAVMALAKESTLQVDVSEKTWRAAADHLTDKQMVELSLSIAWYNSGVRIMGLLGIDLEENYPNPFPHS is encoded by the coding sequence ATGGCACGCGTCCCCTATCTGCGCCGCGAGGACGCCGACGAGTCGCAGAAGCCCCTGTACGACCGGCTGGAAGCCGAACGCAAGGTCCCTACGGCGAACATCTTCCTCGCCCTGACCAACGCGCCGACCCAGCTGGACGCCTTCCTGACCTACGCCAACTCGCTGCGGGCCGCCGACCTCAACCCCAGACTGCGTGAACTGGCCATCCTGACCGTGGGGTACGCGACCCGGTCGGCGTACGAGGTCGCGCACCACCAGTCACACGGGCTCAAGGCCGGGCTCACGGAGGAACAGCTCGCGGCGGTGGCCGACTTCGAGTCGTCCGGTCTGTTCGACGACGCGGAGAAGGCGGTGATGGCTCTCGCCAAGGAGTCCACGCTCCAGGTCGACGTCTCGGAGAAGACGTGGCGTGCCGCCGCCGACCACCTGACGGACAAGCAGATGGTCGAACTGTCGTTGTCCATCGCCTGGTACAACTCCGGCGTCCGCATCATGGGACTGCTCGGCATCGACCTTGAGGAAAACTACCCGAACCCTTTCCCCCATTCGTAG
- a CDS encoding VOC family protein: MLPPVNLRPSFNITRSSHVRLTVADLAESRNFYVNVLGLVVSDEDERTCYLRGLSEACHHSLVLELDEEGAGRSRRIGFRVFFDEDLDIAYDWFRERGLPAEWVEAPYQGRTLHVSDPIGTPLELCAHMETRPRLHIDFQLHKGAHAQRLDHYQTFAPDTYELCAFYGELGFRNSEYLAHGDKLLGAFMYRKGTCLDLAIVENTGPALHHFAYTVSESHDIFTACDFAGIHGYGEGVERGPGRHGPGGMLFAYLRDPDGHRVEVFNSHYQTIDTEIEPVRWDAGSLSTNARWGLPALEKWYFEASPFVGVKQIPPAEPPKPMSLERFLREQPQSTR; the protein is encoded by the coding sequence ATGCTGCCACCCGTCAATCTGCGTCCGAGTTTCAACATCACCCGCTCCAGCCACGTCCGGCTCACCGTGGCCGATCTGGCCGAGAGCCGGAACTTCTATGTGAACGTGCTGGGACTCGTGGTCAGCGACGAGGACGAGCGCACCTGCTACCTCCGCGGCCTGTCGGAAGCCTGCCACCACAGCCTCGTCCTGGAACTGGACGAAGAGGGCGCGGGCAGGAGCAGGAGGATCGGTTTCCGGGTCTTCTTCGACGAGGACCTCGACATCGCGTACGACTGGTTCCGTGAGCGGGGACTGCCCGCCGAGTGGGTCGAGGCCCCGTACCAGGGCCGCACCCTGCACGTCAGCGACCCCATCGGCACGCCGCTCGAACTCTGTGCGCACATGGAGACCCGGCCGAGGCTGCACATCGACTTCCAGCTCCACAAGGGCGCGCACGCGCAGCGGCTCGATCACTACCAGACCTTCGCGCCCGACACCTACGAGCTGTGCGCGTTCTACGGCGAGCTGGGCTTCCGCAACTCCGAGTACCTGGCGCACGGCGACAAGCTGCTGGGCGCCTTCATGTACCGCAAGGGCACCTGCCTGGACCTGGCGATCGTCGAGAACACCGGGCCGGCCCTGCACCACTTCGCGTACACCGTCTCGGAGAGCCACGACATCTTCACCGCCTGCGACTTCGCGGGCATCCACGGCTACGGCGAGGGCGTGGAGCGTGGCCCCGGCCGTCACGGTCCGGGCGGGATGCTCTTCGCCTACCTCCGCGACCCCGACGGGCACCGGGTGGAGGTCTTCAACAGCCACTACCAGACGATCGACACCGAGATCGAGCCGGTGCGCTGGGACGCGGGATCGCTGAGCACCAACGCCCGCTGGGGCCTGCCGGCGCTGGAGAAGTGGTACTTCGAGGCGTCGCCCTTCGTCGGCGTCAAGCAGATTCCGCCGGCCGAGCCGCCGAAGCCCATGTCGCTGGAGCGGTTCCTGCGCGAACAGCCCCAGTCCACCCGCTGA
- the eno gene encoding phosphopyruvate hydratase, with the protein MTDARIAKLHGRRVWDSRGRPTVEVEVRLADGAVGRAIAPAGASTGQGEALDLRDGGSRFGGLDVQRAVGSVNDEIAPALADRDASDQEAVDRLLVDLDGTPDRGRLGGNAIVATSMAVLHAAAASAGEPLWKHLAGERPVRIPLPEIQIFGGGAHADRRVDVQDFMVMCPAADSFSEALDWTAEIYRAAGSLMRAAGKAQGVADEGGFWPAFDSNEEALEMLTRAIETAGFALSTEVGISLDVAASQFGSGGRYTLALDDRTLDTAALIDMLGGWIEQYPILSVEDPVGEDDHDGMLEFTRRYGDRCQVIGDDYLVTNAKRVEAAATVGAVNAVLVKPNQAGTVTEAFQALRAGKEAGFGTIVSARSGETEDITIAHLSVGWDAGQLKVGSFTRSERMAKWNEVLRIEESLGESAEFSGWSAFTFAGSDAFTAEP; encoded by the coding sequence ATGACAGACGCGCGGATCGCCAAGCTCCACGGCCGCAGAGTGTGGGATTCACGCGGTCGGCCGACCGTCGAGGTCGAGGTGCGCCTCGCGGACGGCGCGGTCGGGCGGGCCATCGCGCCGGCGGGGGCTTCGACGGGCCAGGGCGAGGCGCTCGACCTGCGCGACGGCGGCAGCCGCTTCGGCGGACTCGACGTCCAGCGCGCGGTGGGCTCGGTGAACGACGAGATCGCGCCCGCCCTCGCCGACCGTGACGCGAGTGACCAGGAGGCCGTCGACCGGCTTCTGGTGGACCTCGACGGAACCCCGGACCGCGGCCGTCTCGGCGGCAACGCGATCGTGGCCACGTCCATGGCCGTCCTGCACGCCGCCGCCGCTTCGGCGGGGGAACCGCTGTGGAAGCACCTGGCGGGCGAACGCCCGGTCCGTATCCCGCTGCCGGAGATCCAGATCTTCGGCGGCGGCGCCCACGCGGACCGCCGGGTGGACGTGCAGGACTTCATGGTGATGTGCCCGGCGGCGGACAGTTTCTCCGAGGCCCTGGACTGGACCGCGGAGATCTACCGGGCGGCCGGAAGCCTGATGCGCGCGGCGGGGAAGGCCCAGGGCGTGGCCGACGAGGGCGGCTTCTGGCCGGCCTTCGACTCCAACGAGGAGGCGCTGGAGATGCTGACCCGCGCCATCGAGACCGCGGGCTTCGCCCTCTCGACCGAGGTGGGCATCTCGCTGGACGTCGCGGCCTCGCAGTTCGGCAGCGGCGGGCGGTACACACTGGCCCTGGACGACCGCACTCTGGACACCGCGGCGTTGATCGACATGCTGGGCGGCTGGATCGAGCAGTATCCGATCCTGTCCGTCGAGGACCCGGTGGGCGAGGACGACCACGACGGCATGCTGGAGTTCACCCGGCGGTACGGCGACCGCTGCCAGGTGATCGGCGACGACTACCTGGTCACGAACGCCAAGCGCGTGGAGGCCGCGGCCACCGTCGGAGCGGTGAACGCCGTCCTCGTCAAGCCGAACCAGGCCGGTACGGTCACGGAGGCGTTCCAGGCACTGCGGGCCGGGAAGGAAGCCGGCTTCGGCACGATCGTCTCGGCGCGTTCCGGCGAGACCGAGGACATCACCATCGCCCATCTGAGCGTCGGCTGGGACGCCGGCCAGTTGAAGGTGGGCTCGTTCACCCGCTCCGAGCGCATGGCCAAGTGGAACGAGGTTCTGCGCATCGAGGAGTCCCTCGGTGAATCCGCGGAATTCAGCGGGTGGTCCGCCTTCACATTCGCCGGATCCGATGCCTTCACGGCCGAGCCATAA
- a CDS encoding LacI family DNA-binding transcriptional regulator — MITTKDIAERLGVSVSTVGRALADDPRISEETKFKVRRTASEMGYVGNRAARMMRGASSNVVALVIPDIRNSFYSTIAHELSKNMEAEGFQLMLAETDDDRMVELRHLRELSATRVAGVIIVPTARPHNDSVKLLRTVPHLQLLRRHPSLGSQWFGVDDHEALRRATAHLVTEGHTRIAYMGGPEELPTGAERLRGFRSALREGGLPDDAGRTELGPPSSVDHGRQAMRRLLKEPDAPTALVLGSIQLTRGVLEELSEQGVKVPGELSVIGFGDEPGFSWWGPGLTTIGLPIQEMATGCALWLMRRLKTNPGNDGPYTSVSPGSLILRGSTASPGGKPPSTSH, encoded by the coding sequence GTGATCACGACCAAAGACATCGCCGAACGCCTCGGCGTCTCCGTCTCGACGGTCGGCCGGGCCCTCGCCGACGATCCCCGCATCAGCGAGGAGACCAAGTTCAAGGTCCGCCGGACCGCTTCCGAGATGGGGTACGTCGGCAACCGCGCGGCCCGGATGATGCGCGGAGCCTCCAGCAACGTGGTCGCACTGGTGATCCCGGACATCCGCAACAGCTTCTACTCGACCATCGCGCACGAGCTGTCCAAGAACATGGAGGCCGAGGGCTTCCAGCTGATGCTCGCGGAGACCGACGACGACCGGATGGTGGAGCTGCGCCATCTGCGGGAGCTGTCCGCGACCCGGGTGGCCGGCGTCATCATCGTGCCCACCGCGCGCCCGCACAACGACTCCGTCAAGCTCCTGCGCACGGTGCCGCACCTGCAGCTGCTGCGCCGCCACCCCTCGCTCGGCTCCCAGTGGTTCGGCGTGGACGACCACGAGGCGCTGCGCCGGGCCACGGCCCACCTGGTGACCGAGGGCCACACGCGTATCGCGTACATGGGCGGCCCCGAGGAACTACCCACGGGCGCGGAACGTCTGCGCGGCTTCCGCAGCGCCCTGCGCGAAGGCGGCCTGCCGGACGACGCCGGCCGCACGGAGCTGGGACCGCCGTCGTCCGTGGACCACGGCCGCCAGGCGATGCGCCGGCTGCTGAAGGAACCGGACGCCCCCACCGCGCTCGTGCTGGGATCGATCCAGCTCACCCGGGGGGTCCTGGAAGAACTGTCCGAGCAGGGCGTGAAGGTGCCCGGGGAACTGTCCGTGATCGGGTTCGGAGACGAGCCGGGGTTCTCCTGGTGGGGTCCCGGACTCACCACGATCGGCCTGCCCATCCAGGAGATGGCCACCGGCTGCGCCCTGTGGCTGATGCGTCGCCTCAAGACCAACCCGGGCAACGACGGTCCGTACACGTCGGTCTCCCCCGGATCACTGATCCTGCGCGGCAGCACGGCATCCCCCGGCGGAAAGCCTCCGTCCACGTCCCACTGA
- a CDS encoding fumarylacetoacetate hydrolase family protein: protein MRIIRYAVGGVRHYGELVSGDAGIARFEGDPFTGLFPAGQVDEIGDVVILPPLERPRIFGFAYNYASHVDETDRELPEVPVCFMKPSTAVVGPDDSIVYPADGELIHFEGELVVVIGKEARHVKPSEAHEYILGYTCGNDVSDRVIQRRESAYGTLLIGKGQDTFAPLGPVIETELDPSALSLTTRVNGAVMQSASTADLLLSVPDIVSYLSRYVTLLPGDAIMTGTPSGVGPIRPGDVVEVEIEGIGVLRNPVVAESL, encoded by the coding sequence GTGCGCATCATCAGGTATGCCGTCGGCGGTGTGCGTCACTACGGAGAACTCGTATCCGGTGACGCCGGGATCGCGAGATTCGAGGGGGATCCCTTCACCGGGCTGTTCCCCGCCGGGCAGGTCGACGAAATCGGCGACGTAGTCATTCTCCCGCCGCTCGAACGGCCCCGGATCTTCGGGTTCGCCTACAACTACGCCTCGCACGTCGACGAGACCGACCGTGAGCTTCCGGAAGTTCCCGTGTGTTTTATGAAGCCGAGTACCGCGGTGGTAGGTCCGGATGACTCGATCGTCTATCCGGCGGATGGTGAACTGATCCATTTCGAAGGCGAGTTGGTCGTCGTCATCGGAAAGGAAGCCCGTCATGTGAAGCCCTCCGAGGCCCACGAGTACATCCTCGGCTACACGTGCGGCAATGACGTCAGCGACCGCGTCATCCAGCGCAGGGAAAGCGCGTACGGCACGCTTCTCATCGGGAAGGGACAGGACACCTTCGCTCCTCTCGGACCCGTCATCGAGACCGAACTCGACCCCTCGGCGCTGTCGCTGACGACCCGTGTGAACGGCGCCGTCATGCAGTCGGCGAGCACGGCCGACCTGCTGCTCTCCGTTCCCGACATCGTCAGCTACCTCAGCCGCTACGTGACCTTGCTGCCCGGAGACGCGATCATGACCGGCACGCCGTCAGGTGTCGGGCCGATCCGCCCCGGAGACGTGGTCGAGGTGGAGATCGAGGGCATCGGCGTTCTGCGTAACCCGGTGGTGGCCGAGAGCCTCTGA
- a CDS encoding MFS transporter — MTHAAQVDTSAVPAGEAQVGNRPSLSRPMIGVGFLVIVLSYMVNAMDRQVFPPLLPNIRAEYGFSLEQGGLLATNFTLGMALAGLPAGYLLDRFRRKTVLVTSIVIYSLGTMATPLATGFADMTLYRVVSGFGEGMQSAAIFAAIGAFFAHRRGLAFGIIGVGYSVGVFMAPLIGVQLMSAHGTWHSPFYLFGAAGLLIAAASLFLVKAGLTEHSVEKVASTRTYEYMPASAYNRNTVALAVHSVISGVAIYGFLGLYPTFLITSLHYAPGQAALSMSFLGFGGMTAIFGGWLGDRFNQRNLLILSLLAVSAISVCIYETQAAVGVQCLFAFLMGAFGLGFIYPNTNSAMQRAVRPGQIGRASGLFVTSYYGPAAFSGLLFAALVDSFGWSRAGLLQVTILPLVGVAALAFVRTSQFNNATRQALR; from the coding sequence ATGACTCACGCAGCGCAAGTCGACACCAGTGCGGTGCCCGCCGGTGAAGCACAGGTAGGCAACCGGCCCTCCCTTTCCCGCCCCATGATCGGCGTGGGCTTCCTGGTGATCGTCCTCTCCTACATGGTCAACGCCATGGACCGTCAGGTCTTCCCTCCCCTGCTGCCCAACATCCGTGCGGAGTACGGGTTCTCCCTGGAGCAGGGCGGGCTGCTGGCGACGAACTTCACCCTCGGCATGGCCCTGGCAGGCCTTCCCGCGGGCTATCTCTTGGACCGCTTCCGCCGCAAGACGGTGCTGGTGACCAGCATCGTGATCTACTCCCTGGGCACGATGGCCACGCCGCTGGCGACCGGTTTCGCCGACATGACCCTGTACCGGGTCGTCTCGGGCTTCGGTGAGGGCATGCAGTCCGCCGCCATCTTCGCGGCGATCGGCGCCTTCTTCGCCCACCGGCGCGGCCTCGCCTTCGGCATCATCGGCGTGGGCTACTCGGTCGGCGTGTTCATGGCCCCGCTGATCGGCGTCCAGCTCATGAGCGCGCACGGCACCTGGCACTCGCCCTTCTACCTGTTCGGCGCGGCCGGGCTGCTGATCGCCGCCGCCTCCCTGTTCCTCGTGAAGGCCGGCCTGACCGAGCACTCCGTCGAGAAGGTCGCCTCGACCAGGACCTACGAGTACATGCCGGCCTCCGCCTACAACCGCAACACCGTCGCACTCGCCGTCCACTCGGTCATCAGCGGCGTGGCCATCTACGGGTTCCTCGGCCTCTACCCGACGTTCCTCATCACCTCGTTGCACTACGCCCCCGGACAGGCCGCACTGTCCATGAGCTTCCTCGGCTTCGGCGGCATGACAGCCATCTTCGGCGGCTGGCTCGGCGACCGCTTCAACCAGCGCAACCTGCTGATCCTGAGCCTGCTGGCCGTCTCCGCCATCAGCGTGTGCATCTACGAGACGCAGGCCGCCGTAGGCGTGCAGTGCCTGTTCGCCTTCCTCATGGGCGCCTTCGGGCTGGGCTTCATCTACCCCAACACCAACAGCGCGATGCAGCGGGCCGTCCGCCCCGGGCAGATCGGACGCGCCTCCGGCCTCTTCGTCACCAGCTACTACGGACCTGCCGCGTTCTCGGGCCTGCTCTTCGCAGCCCTGGTGGACTCCTTCGGCTGGAGCCGGGCCGGGCTGCTGCAGGTCACGATCCTGCCGCTGGTGGGCGTCGCCGCCCTGGCCTTCGTCCGCACCTCGCAGTTCAACAACGCGACCCGCCAAGCGCTCCGCTAG
- a CDS encoding C-terminal binding protein has product MNQSSRPGTVLLTDYAWPDDSVERSVIEGAGHTLVTGPAEPASAEAIEGLVAEHRPAGILTCWAPVSATAIGTSPDLRIVARLGVGLDNIAVEAATDRGVWVTNVPDYCVEEVADHAVGMVLAWTRGLALFDRDVRAGRWNPAGARLRRLSTLTCGVVGYGRIGRATAGRLGAFGCRILAHDPYPPKDAPGVEMVGLEELLRRSDVVILHVPLTPDTHHIIGAEQLALMRRGGLLVNVSRGGLVDTDAVIKALDSGHLDGAAFDVLESEPHVPDGLLAQPGALLTPHVAFSSDASVTELRRRAAEEVVRILAGQAPAHARNSPRGLPAGSGGR; this is encoded by the coding sequence ATGAACCAATCGAGCCGCCCAGGCACCGTGCTGCTCACCGACTACGCCTGGCCCGACGACTCCGTCGAGCGATCCGTCATCGAGGGGGCGGGGCACACTCTGGTGACCGGCCCCGCCGAGCCCGCTTCCGCCGAGGCCATCGAGGGGCTGGTGGCCGAGCACCGGCCCGCCGGCATCCTGACCTGCTGGGCGCCCGTCTCCGCTACCGCTATCGGAACCTCGCCGGACCTGCGGATCGTGGCCAGGCTCGGCGTCGGCCTCGACAACATCGCTGTGGAGGCCGCCACCGACCGGGGCGTCTGGGTCACCAACGTCCCCGACTACTGCGTCGAGGAGGTCGCGGACCACGCCGTCGGCATGGTGCTGGCCTGGACCAGGGGCCTGGCCCTGTTCGACCGGGACGTCCGTGCGGGCCGTTGGAACCCCGCAGGCGCCCGGCTGCGCCGGCTTTCGACACTGACCTGCGGTGTCGTCGGATACGGACGCATCGGACGCGCGACCGCCGGTCGGCTCGGCGCGTTCGGCTGCCGGATCCTGGCCCACGACCCGTACCCCCCGAAGGACGCCCCCGGAGTGGAGATGGTCGGCCTGGAGGAGCTGCTGCGCCGCAGCGACGTGGTGATCCTCCACGTGCCGCTCACACCGGACACGCACCACATCATCGGAGCCGAGCAACTGGCACTGATGCGGCGGGGCGGCCTGCTGGTCAACGTCAGCCGGGGCGGCCTGGTGGACACCGACGCGGTGATCAAGGCGCTCGACAGCGGGCACCTGGACGGGGCCGCCTTCGACGTCCTGGAGAGCGAGCCGCACGTCCCCGACGGACTGCTGGCGCAGCCAGGTGCGCTGCTCACCCCGCACGTCGCCTTCTCTTCCGACGCCTCGGTCACGGAGCTGCGCCGCCGGGCCGCCGAGGAGGTCGTGCGGATCCTGGCGGGCCAGGCGCCGGCCCACGCCCGCAACAGTCCTCGTGGTCTGCCCGCCGGGTCCGGTGGCCGGTGA
- a CDS encoding phosphotransferase family protein, whose protein sequence is MNQPSEPLSPHTEPADFLFAQGLAEPGEPARWTPLAGGVSSDLWRVDLPGRSLCVKRALARLRVAADWEAPVSRNAYEWAWMRFASRHRPDSVPELLAHDAEAGLFAMAFLPPEQYPVWKAQLFGGRVEVATAAAVGELLGTLHAASAGDATLAAEFATDDNFHALRIEPYLLATAAAHPGLGDTLQGLADRTATTHLALVHGDVSPKNILVGPAGPVMLDAECAWYGDPAFDVAFCVNHLLLKSLVLPGNRADLLDSARALTEQYVRCVDWEPRQALDARAAALLPALLLARVDGKSPAEYLTDDRHRLFVRTVASALLRAPAQRVADALDAWATALDASTEPGSGRPD, encoded by the coding sequence ATGAACCAGCCCTCCGAGCCGTTGAGCCCGCACACCGAGCCGGCCGACTTCCTGTTCGCCCAGGGGCTCGCCGAGCCAGGTGAGCCCGCGCGCTGGACGCCGCTGGCCGGTGGCGTCTCGTCCGACCTGTGGCGGGTGGATCTGCCGGGACGCTCCCTGTGCGTGAAGCGGGCCCTGGCCCGGCTGCGGGTCGCCGCCGACTGGGAGGCACCGGTGTCGCGCAACGCCTACGAATGGGCGTGGATGCGGTTCGCGTCCCGGCACCGGCCGGACAGCGTGCCGGAGCTGCTGGCCCACGACGCCGAGGCCGGCCTCTTCGCGATGGCGTTCCTGCCTCCCGAGCAGTACCCGGTGTGGAAGGCACAGTTGTTCGGCGGCCGAGTGGAGGTGGCGACCGCCGCGGCCGTCGGAGAACTGCTCGGCACCCTGCACGCCGCGAGTGCGGGCGACGCCACCCTCGCCGCGGAGTTCGCCACCGACGACAACTTCCACGCGCTGCGCATCGAGCCGTACCTGCTGGCCACGGCAGCGGCGCACCCCGGTCTGGGCGACACCCTCCAGGGCCTCGCCGACCGTACCGCCACGACCCACCTGGCCCTGGTGCACGGCGACGTCAGCCCCAAGAACATCCTCGTCGGCCCGGCCGGGCCCGTAATGCTGGACGCCGAGTGCGCCTGGTACGGCGACCCGGCCTTCGACGTGGCCTTCTGCGTCAACCATCTGCTCCTCAAGAGCCTGGTGCTACCCGGGAACCGAGCCGATCTCCTCGACTCGGCCCGGGCACTGACGGAGCAGTACGTCCGGTGCGTCGACTGGGAGCCCCGGCAGGCCCTTGATGCGCGGGCCGCGGCACTGCTCCCCGCACTGCTGCTCGCGCGCGTGGACGGAAAGTCCCCGGCGGAGTACCTCACGGACGACCGGCACCGGCTGTTCGTACGCACCGTGGCATCCGCCCTGCTGCGGGCGCCCGCCCAAAGGGTGGCGGACGCCCTGGACGCCTGGGCGACCGCGCTCGATGCCTCGACCGAGCCCGGCAGCGGCCGGCCCGACTGA
- a CDS encoding cupin domain-containing protein, with the protein MRRVVTGHDENGRSVVVSDGPIPRSRDFTSLPGWVSRLPWATEPGERVSRTGEDPTPKITSLLPAPGGTRFIVLTFPPDTAMADPAFDPVAFDREQRADSPGIADLMEPDGMHTTPTVDYGIVLQGDIVLELDDGHRTPLSAGDIVIQNATRHSWRNRSDQPVTMAFVLVGAERDG; encoded by the coding sequence ATGCGCAGAGTCGTCACCGGCCATGACGAGAACGGCAGGTCGGTCGTCGTCAGCGACGGCCCCATCCCGCGCAGCCGGGACTTCACCAGCCTCCCGGGCTGGGTCTCCCGCCTGCCGTGGGCCACCGAACCCGGCGAGCGGGTCAGCCGTACCGGCGAGGACCCCACACCGAAGATCACCAGCCTCCTCCCGGCGCCCGGCGGCACGCGGTTCATCGTCCTGACCTTCCCGCCGGACACCGCGATGGCCGACCCGGCGTTCGATCCCGTTGCCTTCGACCGGGAACAGCGGGCCGACTCGCCCGGCATCGCGGACCTCATGGAGCCCGACGGCATGCACACGACGCCGACCGTGGACTACGGCATCGTGCTGCAGGGCGACATCGTCCTCGAACTCGACGACGGCCACCGCACCCCCCTCTCGGCAGGGGACATCGTGATCCAGAACGCCACCCGCCACAGCTGGCGCAACCGCAGCGACCAGCCGGTCACCATGGCCTTCGTCCTCGTCGGCGCGGAACGCGACGGCTGA